AGAGACAATGTCTCCTCAAATTACATTCAGCGCAAAGCGGATTTCTCGCCTTGCAGATTTTTCTTCCATGATCGATAATATTAATATGAAATGAATACGCTTTTCCTTTAGGGAAAATATCAGCCATGAGTTTGTATGTCTTCTCGGGTGGACTGTTTTCCGGGACAAAACCGAGTCGGGCGCATATTCTGTTTATGTGTGTGTCGACAGGAAACCGATCGGCATTGCAGGCAAATGAGAGAACAACATTAATAGTCTTGACGCCGATACCTTTGACCTGCGTAAAAGTTTCTTCGACCCATGCAGGGTCTTTATCGCAAATCCAATCGAGATCTAATTTACCCCAATTATCAGCTATAAAATCGAGTGTATCTTTTATGTATCCCGATTTTGCAGGAGCCAGACCTGCTATACGGATCGCGTTTTCGATTTTCTTTCTCGGTGTATTTCTGACTATTCCCCAAGTGGGATACTGTTTTCTCAGCTCGGCATATCCTTTGTCCCTATTTATGTCGTTAGTGTTATGCGACAGCAGCGTCAGTATCAGTTCATCCAGC
This genomic window from Candidatus Neomarinimicrobiota bacterium contains:
- a CDS encoding endonuclease III encodes the protein MSKRLQNKAAKIDLLLEEVYGIPQPGKNVNVLDELILTLLSHNTNDINRDKGYAELRKQYPTWGIVRNTPRKKIENAIRIAGLAPAKSGYIKDTLDFIADNWGKLDLDWICDKDPAWVEETFTQVKGIGVKTINVVLSFACNADRFPVDTHINRICARLGFVPENSPPEKTYKLMADIFPKGKAYSFHINIIDHGRKICKARNPLCAECNLRRHCLYYKNIK